Proteins found in one Plasmodium coatneyi strain Hackeri chromosome 10, complete sequence genomic segment:
- a CDS encoding Arg-rich splicing factor, with product MGPYMNQRNQPMSLLIRKLKYDTSPSMVREKFKRFGAIKDVYLPIDYYTKEPRGFGFVEFYDPKDAEVALKEMNGAEIDGNRVEVFVAQKGRSDPRVMRYKEKGGGVPQGQYPYRKYSDYRSRKRYISKSNSRYRSYSRDKIRRRDDRSRERFRSRNSYDRRMESYRDKKSYYPKSSYKEYRNKDYDRSRSRSRRSRDYRNDSPRYKEKRKYDKYYRSSSRRVSRGGGAGDDKYERKSRHDRKDNYKSKYDSNDEYSDETRNSSKHSKKQRASKSISFNTDKEEGRKKNDSANDKDNSKDWRESEERADEHSNRGESVNSQDEESKHLRGSHFVKQGVFQKHNFNFQAYMQK from the exons ATGGGGCCCTACATGAACCAGAGGAACCAGCCCATGTCCCTGTTGATCAGGAAGCTGAAGTATGACACATCGCCATCGATGGTAcgagaaaaatttaaaagattTGGAGCCATCAAAGATGTGTACTTACCGATAGACTACTACACGAAGGAACCGAGAGGCTTCGGATTTGTTGAATTTTACGACCCCAAAGATGCTGAGGTAGCACTGAAAGAAATGAACGGGGCGGAGATAGATGGAAATAGAGTAGAAGTTTTTGTAGCCCAGAAGGGAAGATCAGATCCAAGAGTTATGAgatataaagaaaagggaggagGAGTCCCACAAGGACAATATCCCTATAGAAAATATTCAGATTatagaagcagaaaaagataCATTTCTAAATCGAATTCTAGATACAGATCCTATTCTAGAgataaaataagaaggagAGATGATAGATCGAGGGAAAGGTTTAGGTCTAGAAATAGCTACGACAGAAGGATGGAAAGTTATAGGGATAAAAAAAGCTATTACCCTAAAAGTAGTTACAAAGAATATAGAAATAAAGATTACGACAGAAGTCGTAGTAGGAGTAGACGATCCAGGGATTATAGAAATGACAGCCCAagatataaagaaaaaagaaagtatgATAAATACTACCGAAGTAGCAGTAGAAGAGTAAGCAGAGGAGGAGGTGCTGGAGACGATAAGTATGAACGTAAAAGTAGACATGACAGAAAGGATAATTATAAATCCAAATATGATAGTAATGATGAATATAGTGATGAAACTAGAAATTCTAGTAAACATTCAAAAAAGCAGCGTGCTTCTAAATCTATATCTTTTAATACGGATAAGGAGgagggcagaaaaaaaaatgacagtGCCAATGATAAGGATAATTCTAAGGATTGGCGCGAAAGCGAAGAGAGAGCTGATGAACATAGCAACAGGGGAGAATCTGTGAATAGCCAGGATGAGGAGTCAA AACATCTAAGAGGTTCACATTTTGTTAAGCAAGGCGTTTTCCAAAAGCATAATTTCAATTTTCAAGCATATATGCAAAAGTGA